TCTCGCGGGGCTGATCCGGGCGATCCAGGATCGACGCATGCCTGCGGTCGAGCGCCTTCGCAGCGCGCTGCTGGCGAAGGTTCGTGCCGCGGGCAGGCAAGACGATACGCGGGCGCTGACCGAAGTGCTTTACCTGCCGCTGCTCGACCTGCTCGATGCGAGCGGCGAGCGGCGGTTCGCGCGTTTCGTTCTGGCGATGCTGAGCCTGCCCGATGTCGAACGTTTCGGTGACGGGCTGGTGGAAGCGATGCCCTCGGCGATGGAGGCGCTCGAACTGCTCTGCGCCTTGCATCCGGCCCTGTCGATGGAACTGATCCTCGAGCGGCAGCGGCTGCTGGCGATCATGGTGCTGACCAGCGTGTTCAACCGGCGGCCGCCGTTCGACTTGCCGGACAACGACGCGGCAGCGATCGACAATGCCCTGGCCATGGCGAGCGCGGCCTTGGCTGCACCGGTCGGTTCCGGTGTCGCCGCGATCGTCTAGGGCAGGCGCGCCAGCAGATCCTTGGCGAAAAGGGTCAGCGTATCGTCTCGCGCGCCCATGATCACGACGCGGTCGCCCGACTGGGCCAGTTCGACGATCCGGTCTCCGCAGGCGGCGCGTTCGGGAATATGCTCGGCCTGACCGCCGGCTTCGCGGATCAGCCGAACGATCCGCTCGCTGCCCTCGCTGCGATCGACGGTGCCGCCGAAATAGACCGGGTCGCAGAGGATCGTGACGTCGTCGGGCGAGAGCTTGCGCGCGAAGACTTCGGCCAGTTCGTGGCCCATCTGGCGCAGCGGGCCGTAGCCGTGCGGCTGGAAGAAGGCGATGACGCGGCCGGGATGGGCCTTGAGCGTCGCCAGTGTGGCCGAGA
The window above is part of the Novosphingobium sp. G106 genome. Proteins encoded here:
- a CDS encoding helix-turn-helix domain-containing protein → MATQAPTTAAADMLVDTAERLIGEHGLEAVSLRQISRAAGQGNNYAVQYHFGDLAGLIRAIQDRRMPAVERLRSALLAKVRAAGRQDDTRALTEVLYLPLLDLLDASGERRFARFVLAMLSLPDVERFGDGLVEAMPSAMEALELLCALHPALSMELILERQRLLAIMVLTSVFNRRPPFDLPDNDAAAIDNALAMASAALAAPVGSGVAAIV